GCGATGCGTGGGTTTCTCACCAATTGGTTGAGAAAGGTTTGGAGCAAGCGTCCGGTTTGAACAGTGAGTTCGACCGCGCGCGCCGGGCCATCGAGCGCAAGCGACCTAAGCATGTCGGGCGGTTTCTCGCCGGACGCGGATTCGCGGAGGACACGATTGCGTCAATAATAGAGGAAGCCAATGACGTTTGAGCAGATTCTGTTGCCCGGGCTGGGCGCCGCCGTTGGCGGCGTTGTCGTTTGGGCGACTCTGCGCGGTCGGATTCGGGAGTTGCACCTCGAAAAGCAACTCGCCGACCAACAGGGCGCAATTCGTGCGCACAAGGAGCTCTCCGATCTGCAAGCGAAGCTGCATGACAGCGAGCGCGAGGTGGCCGAACAGTCGCGAGTGTGGCAACAGCGCATTGAAGCGTTGTCCAAACTGACGGTTGACGAGGCTCGCGAGCAGATGCGCCAGGCCGTCGCCGCGGAAGCCGAGGAGGCTCGCCGCGAAGCACTGCGCGAGGCGAAACTCGACGCCGACAACCAGGCGCGCAAGCTCATCCTCAGTTCTATTGAGCGATCCCATGTGCCGATCGTCAACGAGGCAACCGCGGCCGCGGTGCTATTGCCTTCAGAAGAAATGAAGGGCCGAATTATCGGCCGCGAGGGACGTAATATTCGCGCCTTTGAACAGGCCGCGGGCGTGGACTTGGTCATTGACGAACGACCCGAGACGGTCGTGATCTCGTCGTTCGATCCGGTTCGTCGGGAGGTCGCGCGGATCGCGCTCATGAACCTAATGTTCGATGGCCGCATCCATCCGGCCAGTATTGAGGAGGCGGTGGAAGCCGCCAACCACGAGTTGGAACGCGTCGCCCGAGAATCGGGCGAGCAGGCGGCCGAGATGGCCAAGGTGCCGGGCCTGCCGCCGGAAGTGTTGCTCGCGCTCGGCAACCTAAGATTCCGCACGAGTCTCGGTCAAAACGTTCTTAACCATTCGGTTGAAACCGCTGAAATCGGCGCGCGACTCGCGCACGAGTTGCGACTAAGTGTCCCGATCGTTCGCGCGGCGGGGCTGTTACATGATATCGGCAAGTCGCTCAGCGCACCTTATGATGGGCCTCACGCCCTTGCCGGCATGAAGTTTTTGGAAGACCACGGCCTGCCGCCGGCGATCTGCCTCGCGGTTGGTGCCCACCACGAAGAGATTCCGCAGGACACCAACGAAGCCAAGCTGGTGGCCATCGCCGACTCGATCAGCGCGGCCCGGCGAGGAGCGCGACGAGAGAACCTCGATACCTACCTGCAGCGCATTAAGGACCTCGAACTCATCGCGGGTCGTCACCCCGGTGTGGATCGCACTTACGCCCTGCAAGCGGGGCGCGAAATCCGCGTCTTCGTCCGTCCGGATTCGATCAGCGATAAGGCTGCGCAAACGCTTGCACACGACCTTGCCAAGCAAATCGAAAAGGAACTCAACTATCCCGGACAGATTAAGGTGACCATCATTCGCGAAAGCCGATATAGCGAGGTCGCGACATAGAAACTTATCGAATTCTCTTTCTCGGCGATGTTGTCGGGAAGCCCGGCCGCAAGGCGGTCAGCGAAGGTTTGCCGAAGCTCGTGAAAGAGCACGCCCCGCTGTTCGTCATCATCAACGGCGAGAACTCCGCCGGTGGAGTCGGCATCACACCCGATATCGCGGAAGAGTTTTTCCGGCTGGGCGCCGACGCCATTACGCTGGGCAACCACGCGTTCAACAAGCGGGAGATCATCCCGTACCTGGATAGCGGCAAGCCGATTGTGCGCCCGGGGAATATGCCCGTGGGAACCCCCGGCGTGGGGATCACGCACCTTCCCGAAAAGCAGGGTGTCCGACTGAGTGTCGCCAACCTCTGTGGACGGGTTTTCATGGACTCCTACGACGACCCGTTTGCCGCGGCCGACGCTTGCGCAACCGCTTGCGCAGGGCGACATTTGTTCCTGGATTTTCACTGCGAAGCCACCAGCGAGAAGATCGGAATGGGCCTCCACATGGATGGCCGCGCCGTCGCCGTGGTCGGCACTCACACCCACGTGACCACCGCCGACGAACAGATTCTGGAAGGCGGCACCGCCTACATTACGGATGTCGGCATGTGCGGACCTGTGCGTAGCGTGCTGGGAATGCGCCGCGACATCATTCTCACGCGATTTCGCACCACGCTACCGCAACGATTTGAAGTCGCGGATGAACCTGGTGTAATCTCTGGCGTAGTCATAGACGTCTTAAAAGAAACGGGGCGGGCAACCGCCATTCAACGAATTCGACATCCGGAACCAACAGACTGAACCGAAAGACTGATGAACATGAAGACCACGGCAATCCTCCTCGGCCTCGCCACGCAAATGGCGTTTGGCGCGGGCACCATTTTGTACACTCCTACTCGCACCACCTCCGACCAGGGCATTGCGCTGAAGTCGTGGGGAAGCGGCACCGTTTCCGAGACCGATGAAGTGGTGTTCGAAGGCACGAAGTCCATTCGCATTTCCAGCCGCAACTACTTCCAAGGCGGTCGCGTCATTCTCAACCAATCCAAGGCGTTGGCCAACGAGTTTGAAAGCGCCGACAACTTGCTGCTCATTCAGTTTCGAGCCGCCGGAACCGGCACCATGAACGGTGGGGCAGGCGGCGGACGCGTTGGCGATGGCGGCGCGGGCGACATGGGTGGCCCGGGTCTTCCTGGCGGCGCCGGGGGCGGAAACCTCGGTCGCGGCGGACGCGGTGGTGGCGCGGGTGCCGGTGCGGCAGCGGCTCCGGCCACGCTCAAGCGAGTTCGCCTGGTTGTGACGACTTCGGACGGCCTCAAGAGCGAAATCTACGTTGACGTACCGCGCGGTTCGGATGCGGCTTGGAAGCCGCTTGGAGTGCCCCTCAAGGCCATCAGCGGGTTCGGCCGCACGAACAAGGAAATCGTCGAAATCGCCATGAGCGGCGACGCCGTGAGCTCGTTCTATCTGGGCGATATCCGCGTGAGCAACGACTCCTCGCCGGTTTCGGGCGACCTCAACCATAGCGAACTCAACCTCGCCCTCAACGATGAAATCGAATTCATCGCCAACGGCTACGGCGGCGCAACTCCGCTCAAGTACACGTGGGACTTTGACAAGACGGACGGCATCCAAGTGGACGCCGAAGGCAGCAGCATCAAGCGACGCTTCCGCAAGCCGGGCAAGTTCACGGTCACGGTGACCATTCAAGATCTGTACGGCCTCAAGAAGGCCTACACGCGCACCTGCGAAGTCACGGTCAACCCGTAATTTAGCAAAGAAAAAGGGTGGGATGCCAGCCGGCACCCCACCCCCTTTTTGCGTGGGCCTACTGCATTTCGTAGCCGATCCAGAACGTCACGCGGCCATCTTCTAATTGGCGGATGTTGGTGATGTGCACCGGCGCGCCGCCGCCAAACTTGCTTCGGCTTGAGGGCGTGGTGAACGGCGTAAACGAGGTGTTGCTGCCCGAGGGGAACGGCACCGAATTAAGATATACGCGCGGGCCGCTGGGGCCTTCCACGCCGTGCGATTCAATAAGCGTCGGCGTATTGCCGGCGACATGCCAAATCAGCATTCCTTCCGAGGAGAGCGAGGTGTCAAATCCGGTCTTGCGGCGATTCTCCAGCAGCAGATATTCCGCGCCATCGGGTCGCAGGAGCACCTTGTAGCATTCGGTTTTCGAACCATTCACCGGGCTGAGAATCAGCTTTTGCGGCACGCTCGGATCAATCACCACGGGGTCGAGCCAGCCTTGCTGAATCTTGCACCAAGCGCTGGGATGCTGCGGACGACCGGCGCCGGTTTGGTTGCTCATCAGGCACCAGGTGCCGAGCCCTTCGGAACCCGGATTTTCGGGTCGCGCATAGAGGTCGGGCCAGCCGATCATGTGGCCAAACTCGTGCGCCATCACGCTGATGTCGGTCATGCGCTGACCGCCTTCTTGAATGATGAAGTACGGCCAAGTCTTATTCTTGTAGCGGTGGCTGCTGCGGTGCGGCCAGTAGACGCTTCCGCGCGAGGTTTGCACGCGTCCGCCGCTGAACAGAAAGAAGATGCCGTCGTAGCCATCGAGCGCGGTCTCCCCATCCCGCTTGATCACCGCATCCAGCGTCTCGTTAAAGAGCATCTGGCGGCTGCGGTTTCCGGTGCCGTTGCCCTCCTGGTAGTCCATCCGATTCTTGGTGAGCAGCACCGGTTCGAACACCTTGCCTTCGACGCGGAGCGACTTCACCGAGACTTCCTGATAGAAGTCGTTAAGCGAGCCGTAGACCTTTTCGCCGGTGGCTGATTCGCCGGTGTAGGTTCCTGTACTAAAGAGCGAATCCGCCCACGCCTCGCGGCTGATCTTGTCGTTGT
The window above is part of the Chthonomonas sp. genome. Proteins encoded here:
- the rny gene encoding ribonuclease Y is translated as MTFEQILLPGLGAAVGGVVVWATLRGRIRELHLEKQLADQQGAIRAHKELSDLQAKLHDSEREVAEQSRVWQQRIEALSKLTVDEAREQMRQAVAAEAEEARREALREAKLDADNQARKLILSSIERSHVPIVNEATAAAVLLPSEEMKGRIIGREGRNIRAFEQAAGVDLVIDERPETVVISSFDPVRREVARIALMNLMFDGRIHPASIEEAVEAANHELERVARESGEQAAEMAKVPGLPPEVLLALGNLRFRTSLGQNVLNHSVETAEIGARLAHELRLSVPIVRAAGLLHDIGKSLSAPYDGPHALAGMKFLEDHGLPPAICLAVGAHHEEIPQDTNEAKLVAIADSISAARRGARRENLDTYLQRIKDLELIAGRHPGVDRTYALQAGREIRVFVRPDSISDKAAQTLAHDLAKQIEKELNYPGQIKVTIIRESRYSEVAT
- a CDS encoding TIGR00282 family metallophosphoesterase, whose translation is METYRILFLGDVVGKPGRKAVSEGLPKLVKEHAPLFVIINGENSAGGVGITPDIAEEFFRLGADAITLGNHAFNKREIIPYLDSGKPIVRPGNMPVGTPGVGITHLPEKQGVRLSVANLCGRVFMDSYDDPFAAADACATACAGRHLFLDFHCEATSEKIGMGLHMDGRAVAVVGTHTHVTTADEQILEGGTAYITDVGMCGPVRSVLGMRRDIILTRFRTTLPQRFEVADEPGVISGVVIDVLKETGRATAIQRIRHPEPTD
- a CDS encoding PKD domain-containing protein; this encodes MKTTAILLGLATQMAFGAGTILYTPTRTTSDQGIALKSWGSGTVSETDEVVFEGTKSIRISSRNYFQGGRVILNQSKALANEFESADNLLLIQFRAAGTGTMNGGAGGGRVGDGGAGDMGGPGLPGGAGGGNLGRGGRGGGAGAGAAAAPATLKRVRLVVTTSDGLKSEIYVDVPRGSDAAWKPLGVPLKAISGFGRTNKEIVEIAMSGDAVSSFYLGDIRVSNDSSPVSGDLNHSELNLALNDEIEFIANGYGGATPLKYTWDFDKTDGIQVDAEGSSIKRRFRKPGKFTVTVTIQDLYGLKKAYTRTCEVTVNP
- a CDS encoding M6 family metalloprotease domain-containing protein; this translates as MIARSSLCALSLACAGAAFAHLPWEIPNLAGYKTTATATRAQVATKVQRTTLRVGYLGMFVEQDKATYVVEELDEAGPAAAAGIEVGDVVLNLGGYKAKDQSAFRNHIQGLEPDSTLSVEILRGGKKQKKDVKVGSTSRPKLLSDERPVMGVLLGDATPEGVAVRRVTPDSPADKGGLKTSDIVTKLDGTALVDPARLEAFLDEKAPGQVVTVTYLREGKTGEAKVTLGEPPQTTGGAQTFSPRNVWKKDVYKLAIIGMDYADVKHNDKISREAWADSLFSTGTYTGESATGEKVYGSLNDFYQEVSVKSLRVEGKVFEPVLLTKNRMDYQEGNGTGNRSRQMLFNETLDAVIKRDGETALDGYDGIFFLFSGGRVQTSRGSVYWPHRSSHRYKNKTWPYFIIQEGGQRMTDISVMAHEFGHMIGWPDLYARPENPGSEGLGTWCLMSNQTGAGRPQHPSAWCKIQQGWLDPVVIDPSVPQKLILSPVNGSKTECYKVLLRPDGAEYLLLENRRKTGFDTSLSSEGMLIWHVAGNTPTLIESHGVEGPSGPRVYLNSVPFPSGSNTSFTPFTTPSSRSKFGGGAPVHITNIRQLEDGRVTFWIGYEMQ